The proteins below are encoded in one region of Paenibacillus sp. YYML68:
- a CDS encoding cellulase family glycosylhydrolase, producing MLRLKRKATSVLVSGILAISLCFPFGVDKSSAASAVPYGQLKVEGSQLVGSDGQAVQLKGMSSHGVQWYGGYVNASSIKWLKDDWGSNVFRVALYTAEKGYITDPSLKEKVKEAVQAAIDNGLYIIIDWHILFDGDPNTYKSQAKAFFQEMATLYGEYPNVIYEIANEPNGVTWNHHVKPYAEEIITAIRAIDPDNVIIVGTPTWSQDVDHAANNPLSFSNIMYALHFYAGTHGQYLKDKLDYARNKGVAVFVSEWGTSEATGDGGPYLTQAQEWLDFLNARQISWVNWSLADKTESSAALMPGASMTGGWTTNQLSTSGQFVRAKIKESSVIAPAAPTGVSAAAGNGQATLTWQASIGATSYQVKRAVTSGGPYTTIGTVTGTSFTNTGLTNGTTYYYVVSAVNSAGVSANSSEVSVQPSSGSTGGGTGALVVHYRTADSSSSDNQLKPHFNIKNTGSTAVDLKNVKLRYYFTKDSASALSFHVDWAAVGSSLVKGAFVSASGTNTDTYLEVSFTGGTIPAGGQSGDIQIRVHKNDWSNFNEDNDYSYIGTQTSYASSSKVTLYENGTLAWGTQP from the coding sequence ATGTTAAGGTTGAAGCGTAAAGCGACCTCGGTTCTCGTATCCGGTATATTGGCAATTAGTCTTTGCTTCCCATTCGGCGTAGATAAGTCGAGTGCGGCATCAGCGGTCCCTTATGGTCAGCTGAAGGTGGAGGGCAGTCAGCTCGTCGGCTCTGATGGGCAGGCTGTGCAGCTGAAAGGCATGAGCTCCCACGGCGTTCAGTGGTACGGCGGCTACGTGAATGCAAGCAGCATCAAGTGGCTTAAGGACGACTGGGGCTCGAACGTGTTCCGCGTAGCCTTATATACAGCGGAGAAGGGGTATATCACGGACCCGTCGTTGAAGGAGAAGGTGAAGGAAGCGGTGCAGGCCGCCATTGATAACGGACTTTATATTATCATTGACTGGCATATTTTATTTGACGGTGATCCGAATACGTATAAGTCTCAGGCTAAGGCGTTCTTTCAAGAGATGGCAACGTTATACGGGGAATATCCGAATGTCATCTATGAAATTGCCAATGAGCCGAACGGCGTGACCTGGAACCATCACGTCAAGCCTTACGCAGAGGAAATTATTACGGCTATACGGGCGATCGACCCGGATAATGTCATTATTGTCGGGACGCCAACATGGAGTCAGGATGTAGATCATGCGGCGAACAATCCGCTGTCGTTCAGCAATATTATGTATGCGCTTCATTTCTATGCGGGCACACATGGTCAATATTTGAAGGATAAGCTGGATTATGCCCGTAATAAGGGGGTTGCCGTCTTCGTCAGCGAATGGGGTACAAGCGAAGCAACTGGTGACGGCGGTCCATACTTAACGCAGGCGCAGGAGTGGCTTGATTTCCTCAACGCACGCCAGATCAGCTGGGTGAACTGGTCGCTCGCCGATAAGACCGAGTCTTCCGCGGCACTCATGCCAGGAGCGAGCATGACCGGTGGCTGGACGACGAACCAGCTGTCGACCTCGGGTCAATTCGTACGTGCCAAGATCAAGGAGAGCTCGGTCATCGCACCGGCAGCTCCGACAGGAGTGAGCGCGGCGGCTGGTAATGGACAGGCGACTCTGACTTGGCAGGCATCGATCGGAGCTACCAGCTACCAGGTGAAGCGGGCGGTGACGAGCGGCGGTCCTTATACAACGATCGGCACAGTTACTGGTACGAGCTTCACGAACACAGGCTTAACGAACGGCACGACGTACTACTATGTGGTGAGTGCCGTCAACAGCGCTGGCGTGAGCGCGAACTCCTCCGAGGTGAGCGTTCAGCCGTCATCAGGCTCTACAGGCGGCGGCACAGGAGCGTTGGTGGTGCACTATCGCACAGCAGATTCTAGCAGCTCGGATAACCAGCTGAAGCCTCATTTCAACATTAAGAATACAGGAAGCACAGCTGTCGACTTGAAAAATGTCAAGCTTCGCTACTACTTCACGAAGGATAGCGCTTCCGCCTTAAGCTTCCATGTGGACTGGGCCGCGGTCGGCAGCTCGCTCGTGAAAGGCGCGTTCGTCTCCGCCTCGGGTACGAATACGGATACTTATCTTGAGGTCAGCTTCACCGGAGGAACGATTCCGGCAGGCGGTCAGTCAGGTGACATCCAAATTCGTGTCCACAAGAACGACTGGTCCAATTTCAACGAAGATAACGACTATTCGTACATTGGCACCCAGACGAGTTATGCGAGCTCGAGCAAGGTTACGCTGTACGAGAACGGAACGCTTGCTTGGGGAACTCAGCCTTAA
- a CDS encoding GatB/YqeY domain-containing protein: protein MSLSEKLNEDMKLAMKSQDKFKLSVIRMVRAAIKNIEIDTRKTLEEQEVLDVLTREIKQRKDSLQEFEKAGRDDLAENLKAEIVVLMEYMPQQLSDEEVKAIVQQTIQEVGASSKADMGKVMGALMPKVKGRADGKVVNTFVQELLV, encoded by the coding sequence ATGAGCTTAAGCGAGAAACTTAACGAGGACATGAAGCTCGCGATGAAGAGTCAAGACAAGTTTAAACTCTCCGTGATCCGAATGGTTCGAGCAGCTATCAAAAATATTGAGATAGATACGCGTAAAACCTTAGAGGAGCAAGAAGTGCTAGACGTCTTGACTCGCGAGATCAAGCAGCGCAAAGATTCCCTCCAAGAATTTGAAAAGGCCGGTCGTGACGATTTGGCGGAAAACCTTAAGGCGGAAATCGTCGTATTGATGGAATACATGCCGCAACAGCTTTCAGATGAAGAAGTTAAAGCCATTGTACAGCAGACCATCCAAGAAGTGGGGGCTTCTTCAAAAGCGGATATGGGTAAAGTCATGGGCGCTCTGATGCCTAAGGTGAAGGGACGTGCGGACGGCAAGGTCGTCAACACGTTTGTTCAAGAGCTTTTAGTCTAA
- a CDS encoding AraC family transcriptional regulator yields the protein MKGNITSATSDDEVLQRIFDYISDHLLTGVSREDIAKHVHFHPVYLSRFFKRRTGSLLSEYILKQRIERAKSMLAEPGAKVGWVVNRLGYDNSSHFTRLFKKMTGCTPLEYRKQHRSTISSRL from the coding sequence ATGAAGGGAAACATTACGTCTGCCACGTCGGATGACGAGGTGCTGCAGCGCATATTCGATTATATTAGTGACCATTTGCTGACCGGAGTGAGCAGGGAGGACATAGCGAAGCACGTTCACTTTCATCCGGTCTATTTGTCCAGATTTTTCAAGAGACGAACAGGCAGCTTGCTCTCTGAATATATCCTTAAGCAGCGAATCGAGCGTGCGAAATCGATGCTGGCAGAGCCCGGCGCGAAGGTTGGTTGGGTCGTGAATCGGCTAGGCTATGACAATTCGTCCCACTTCACTCGTCTGTTCAAGAAGATGACTGGCTGCACCCCTCTCGAGTATCGAAAACAGCATCGCTCCACCATCAGCAGTAGGCTTTAA
- the rpsU gene encoding 30S ribosomal protein S21, translating to MSETRVRKNETIDAALRRFKRSIAKDGVLAEVKKRKHYEKPSVKRKKKSEAARKRKF from the coding sequence GTGTCAGAAACTCGAGTTCGCAAGAACGAAACGATAGATGCTGCACTTCGCCGTTTTAAGCGTTCCATCGCTAAGGATGGCGTATTGGCGGAGGTCAAGAAACGTAAGCATTACGAGAAGCCTAGCGTTAAGCGTAAGAAGAAGTCAGAGGCTGCTCGTAAGAGAAAGTTCTAG
- a CDS encoding histidine triad nucleotide-binding protein yields MDCIFCKIVEGSIPSKKVFENDHVLAFHDISPAAPVHILIIPKKHIATMNDVEPDDFGLIGEVHRAAQQIAREQGVAESGYRLINNCNRNGGQVVYHIHYHLLAGEQLGPLNAK; encoded by the coding sequence GTGGATTGCATTTTTTGTAAAATCGTAGAAGGCTCGATTCCTTCGAAGAAGGTGTTTGAGAACGATCACGTGCTTGCGTTTCACGACATCAGTCCAGCAGCGCCCGTTCACATTCTCATTATTCCGAAGAAGCACATTGCGACGATGAACGACGTGGAGCCAGACGACTTCGGTCTGATCGGTGAGGTGCATCGCGCGGCGCAGCAAATTGCCCGCGAGCAAGGCGTGGCGGAGTCCGGCTATCGACTGATCAACAACTGCAACCGCAACGGCGGACAAGTCGTGTATCACATCCATTATCACCTGCTTGCAGGGGAACAGCTCGGGCCGCTGAACGCGAAATAA